The uncultured Campylobacter sp. genome contains a region encoding:
- the rplS gene encoding 50S ribosomal protein L19, whose protein sequence is MRNKYIEAFEQTQIAQKSVPDFRAGDTLRIAIRIKEGDKTRIQNFEGICIARRGSGTGETFIIRKIGANSVGVERIFPIYSESLESITVLRQGRVRRAKLFYLRDRRGKAARIKELKK, encoded by the coding sequence ATGAGAAATAAGTATATCGAGGCATTTGAACAAACTCAAATAGCTCAAAAGTCTGTGCCTGATTTTCGCGCTGGAGATACTTTGCGTATAGCTATCCGCATTAAAGAAGGCGATAAAACTAGAATTCAAAATTTCGAAGGTATCTGCATAGCAAGACGCGGTAGTGGAACAGGCGAAACTTTTATTATTAGAAAGATCGGCGCAAACAGCGTAGGCGTAGAGAGAATTTTCCCTATCTATAGCGAGAGCCTAGAGAGTATAACCGTTCTAAGACAAGGTCGCGTGCGCCGCGCTAAGTTATTTTATCTACGCGATAGACGTGGTAAAGCTGCTCGCATTAAAGAGCTTAAAAAATAA